The DNA segment gcaaggaagagccattttcatcgtacttgtgtCTATGACGAATgagtgtgtatggtggacgcgtctgaaaggattagagacaaacactttcctctctggtcaatctctcatcagcttcttcaagtatcacttgaaaaggaaagtgagagtagagaggcaacttttgtctagcgaatgtttcaaaaaaagatgggtgaatgtagcaaagatggcacgtgtgaatgacggagccagcttgagcataatcctatgaaccaaaagaagaaaaaaagaacgaaaggaaaaaaaagggccacttactgtaatgtgttttctttttgcatgacactattgcccaaggttcccgttgtcttttccgtaggcttttctatccatggacaaacctaatctgttttccctttttacattgccatttctgtgatacacgatccttaTTGATCGGCCCCacctttttttcctccttcttccccaaaagaaaagccctgctttgtattttgtcctttctgtgttcagccctgcgtggccaataaagaaatctatcttaaGAGTCAACAAACTAAATCCGGTTCTATTCAGTTTGAATCACAgaattcttactcttttactcgtttcagtcatttgaccgtggccatgctggaacaccgcttttagtcgagcaaatcgtaacttagcggttcggcaaaagagaccaatagaataagtactggggaatttaaagggaaaaatttgacaagtcagtcagtcaccggctggcACTCactgacgctacatcgaagaagccagggaacagaagaaagaagacatgcacccaacaccagagctgaagacacccctGAAAGGAGGGGCCCCCACCACGTCAAAACGGCAGAGGAGTAGGGCcgaaaccggacatggttcctcctgatgatgtcttgagctgactggatcctataaaggagctgttgtggtagcagaccacgaaacacggttgtaattccccaaTACTAATACTGTtcagcaccagcactggcaggggccactttttaagtggcaccagaaCCCGGAAATGCAAGTCTGTATGTGTAGAAGACAGGGACTTTAAGTAGCTTGACGCATCTTATCAATTACAGCAAATCCCCACATCTCCCAGTCCCTTGTCCTCTCCTCACTGAGGCCCAGCATCCAAAGATCTCTTTTCTATCTATCAGGGCAACGAAACCGTCCTGCACacactcgtacagtgtccaaccatttccgacctgtgggcctatgtcgaacgactgctatcgcgtgtgggacgattttttttctttcccttttacgatcccttttgatcgaaaacctaccccaccttttttcttttttttttcttcctttctccccataaagaaaagctctactttgtaatctgtcccgtctctgttcagccctgtgtggctaataaagaaacatatctatctatctatctctctctctatctatctatctatctatctatctatctatctatctatctatctatctatctatctaacgacCCCTATTGAtccatcttttttccttttcctttttttatcccctccccttttttgtcctctttctttctttttacgatcccttttgatcaaaaaccaacccccttttttatccccaaaagaaaagctctaccttgtaatttgtcctgtctgtgtgcagccctgtgtggctaataaagaagcattatctatgtatgtatgtatctatctatctatctatctatctatctatctatctatctctgtccgtctgactgcctgtctgtctgtttctctgtgcgtgtatatatatatatatattatatatatatatatatctcacgtagcagttctgcaaaagaggctGGCAGAATAAGCACCATCCTTTACAAAAACGAGTTCTGGTGTCTGTTTGGCTAGAGTTCTACAGACGAACACCCCGACGCTAAAGACACtactaatacaaacatacatttcaaGGGAGGTGACTCTGTATTTCAATATTATATACGAGTTATTCCCcttaagtttttttgttttttttcctcttaaaacTTTTTCCCAAAGAATCGGCTTTCATATCTTTTTGATCTTTTCCGTTTGGCTGTACTTTCTgaagatgtaatttttcacgcTTAATTTCAGGGCCTGATTCACTTGctcttgaaaacattttttttttttttaaataaagttacaaaggtttaaattttaatcattttaaccCAAAGCAGGattttggaagctgtcattttgcgCGTGACTGCAATTATAAGAtgacaaaacaataacatcacCATTGCGATGATGGCacgtatttaaataataataatgaaattattgtatacagtgctcaggtgcaccacaacttgtcaaaagtgcatataaagtacatgcagtaatgtacaaatgtctggaaagcgaacaatgtatgagtcagatacatgcttgtgtgtgtaaggaggggagaaaatcaggtgtagtgttggcgaatctcaggaagcatggaagtcttgaaggatgcagtgctccgacaactaacaaccgatgccggcagtttgttccacgcttcagcaactctcagcgtgaaaaaaatgtttcctgaagtcatggaaggatctgtgctgttttcttactttgtaaatatgtccacgggtgttagatgggtggagtttgaagaggtttATTTAAAAGCATTTAACAAGCAAAAATGACCCAAATAAAAACGAGTAAACAACACATATTTTGTAGTTtaaagcattcaatatgcatttaatggtTACAAAAAGGAGATAACATATTTTGCCTGCCATGTGCCCCAATTTCAGGATCTGCTAAAAACAGCCCCACTGCCGGTTGTTCGTTGTATCGaaagtgaattgcttatgtacattgcatttgcagaggtgtttaacaatctatatatataaaactgaagttgtctgtgtatggcaggtttggtagccttcaactaacgctatctcctccgagaccctgcagcacaagttgaccaaagttgagagtatgatagaagaaggcttgctcttccttccttagaagataaaattcaaatcggaccatgttaagaccaaaaattatttacatcaaaaaggtgcttatttttttctatgaaaatccgtattttttacgattttttgactgctgtgtcgccatttttcggtgtatttcaaccagaaaaaatgttcacttaaagagaataacaagctacataatggaaaatttttacttttcaaaaattccaattctaaagggtcgaaacagacctgagcaacgccgggcgatactgctaatatacatatatatatagtagagtattgtagtttgcttgaagcattgtgtattcttTGTAAAATATAATGTCTTGTGCCATTCaaagcacattatatatatatatattatatatatatatatatatatataatatatatatatatatatatatatatatataatgtctgtatacatgtatgtatatatatgtgtgtatgtagtgtaatGGATGTCACCAGTACGTATTGTCTTCAGTACTTCCGACCTTTGATAAAACGCATGACTTTGGCTTTTTCTTTGTTGAAATCGTGTTCCACGCATAAGAATAATCTGTCGAAGCAtgtggaaagaaaaagagaaagaaaagcataAGGGGCAACAgattgtaataaataataattaaattaattaattatgcattatcataATTTCATAAAAGTAGATTATTCCATTtcgtactctttttactcttttacttgtttcagtcatttgactgcggccatgctggagcaccgccattagtcgagcaaatcgacccccaggacctattctttgtaagcctagtacttattctatcggtctcttttgccgaaccgctaagttacggggtcgtaaacacaccagcatcggttgtcaagtgatgttggggggacaaacacacacacacacacacacacacacatatatatatatatatatacacatacatacataaagactccgccggttacgacgacgagggtcccacctgatacgatcaacggaacagcttgctcgtgaaattaacgtgcaaatggctgagcattccacagacacgtgtacccttaacgtagttctcggggatattcagcgtgacacagagagtgacaaggctgaccctttgaaatacaagtacaactcatttttgccagctgagtggactggagcaacgtgaaataaagtgtcttgctcaaggacacaacgcgtcgccgggaatcgaactcacaaccttacgatcgtgagccgaatgcccaaaccaataagccacgcgccttcacacatacatacatatatacatacatatatacgacgggcttgtttcagtttccgtctaccaaatccactcacaaggcttaattgttgtttttttttctcttctttttatccCGGAAATGTCTGTGATCGGGGAATATCCAGCGATGATTACTATCCCTTGTTCCGACGctggtgtggctgtgaggtaaaaagttcgtttcccagtcacatggttccggggtccttttggtagaaagaaattcaaaagaggccatcgtgtgtgtgtttatatatcatcatcatcatcatcatcatcatcatcatcatcgtttaacgtccgctttccctcCTGACAAgtgctggacggtttgactgagaactggcaagtcggggagctgcaccaagttccgatctggtttggcaaggtttctactgctggatacccttccaaatgcccaCCActtcaagaatgtagtgggtgtttttttcagATGCCACCAGAATGGGTGCCATTAACCAGTCACCGGTACCAGTCACAACTgcggtctcacttggtttgacagatCTACACAAGCATTTCCGGTGACTCCACCAACTCACGAACGACACCTTTCGACTTCCTGCGATTTCTCATTCTCTCGCCGTCTCAGTCAAACACGCTGCTACTTATACGAGTTCGGCTAGTCCATTCTCACAGGGAGGGGTGTCATGGTCCTCGCCATAACATATATCATTCCTAATAAtacttaattacaaaaatatatgattttttaaaaagcatCGGATGGTTTTGAGGGATCCATAGGGGAAAaatgttgagaaacactgatctagGTTTTCGCTTTACTTCAGTTAACGAAAAAAGGTGAATGCAATGAAAGCTGGGGGAGTTgcagagaaagaacgagagacgAAGAGCGGAGAAACATGAAAGATAGATGAGACTTGCTAATAatggcgcagtagtggctgtgtggtaagtagcttgctaaccaaccacatggttccgggttcagtcccactgcgtggcaccttgggcaagtgtcttctgctatagccccgggccgaccaatgccttgtgagtggatttggtagacggaaactgaaagaagcctgtcgtatatatgtatatatatgtgtatgtgtgtgtgtgtgttcgtgtgtctgtgtttgtctccctagcattgcttgacaaacgatgctggtgtgtttaagtccccgtcacttagcggttcggcaaaagagaccgatagaataagtactgggcttacaaagaattaagtcccagggtcgatttactcgactaaaggcggtgctccagcatggccgcagtcaaatgactgaaacaagtaaaagagtaatgtaatgaaaatgaagaagaaataagaTAAAGTGTAACAAAATAGGAATAAGGAACGAAAAACAAGGACGGAGGGGGGGAAAAGGAATGGCGGCTGGGAagggaaaaatgaagaaaagaaagaaattcttgCAAGCAATGtgacggagaaagaaaaaaatgaaaggtcgCAATGGAAATGAAATGACGTACATTTTACGAACGCAGCGGTCAGGGTATTGGCTTGTGAAACATTCTCGTCCAAGCATGTTGAAGAAAATATAACCAATGGTGTCGGCTGCTGCATCGGTGCTGTTCTTTAGGCAGTCGTAGAACCGGTTGTCACAGTTACAGGAACATCTGTGGTGAAGAAGTGGCACagaacaacgacaacgacaataataatgatttcaagttttcgcgctatagtagaagacacttgcccagggtgccacacagtgggactgaacccagtaccatgtggttgggaagcaagcttcttgccacatttcgtgtgtgtgtgttccctgcCACCGTTTAATTACAAGTGTtgattagcggttcggcaaaaaagaccgatagaacatGGTACCGGacttaaaataataaatgctaaacccttcaaggcagacgtgctccagtatggctacagtccagtgactgaaacatgtaaatgaatggatggatggatctgcATATCTGCGTGTATattaagaacaaacttacttagaaatggatgcgtgcgttctgtcgtgtaataacaaattatatacacatacatatacacgcagatatgcagatccatccatccactcacattgtaaaagtaatttatacgtgtgggtgtgtgcgtgcgtatttaagagtgtgtgtatgtatgtgtgtctgtcattattcaattttatttcagacatgctcagatatatttaaatgataaacttctggtaagttttacagatttttacagttccactgatggattggatctgtagtcttcgaatcagctttctcctttctggttttgagaagcttaatatctcaagattggtatttaggcattgtgttacatatcccagtttcccaataattacaggtataaacctcaCTTGTAATCCGAGTAGAGTGActgtaaatttctcaatagttcagcacagGTGTTTTCATTTTCGCTGTTCCTTAGTTTCCTGATTTCCAAAACTCTTCACAGTTTCTCTTTCCGGTCCCATATCCCAATGTCAGGTCTATTATGCTTACAGCCATTattttaggtatgtgtgtgttgtgtgataaattggaagcacttcgtcggttacgacgacgagggttccggttgatccgatctacggaacagcctgctcgtgaaattaacgtgtaagtggctgagcactccacagacacgtgtacccttaacgtagttctcggggatattcagcgtgacacagagagtgaaaaggccggccctttgaaatacaggtacaacagaaacaggaagtaagagtgagagaaagttgtggtgaaagagtacagcagggatcaccaccatcccctgccggagcctcgtggagcttttaggtgtttttcgctcaataaacacaacacccggtctgggaatcgaaaccgcgatcctaacgaccgcgagtccgctgccctaaccactgggccattgcgcctccactgtgtgataaatagatactcttttactcttttacttctttcagtcatttgactgcggccatgctggagctccgcctttaatcgagcaactcgaccccgggacttattcttttgtaagcccagtacttatctatcggtctcttttgccgaaccgctaagtaacggggacgtaaacacaccagcatcggttgtcaagcaatgctagggggacaacacaacacgcacaaacacgcatatatatatatatatatatatatatatatatatatatatatatgacgggcttctttcagtttccgtctaccaaatccactcacaaggctttggtcggcccgaggctatagtagaagacacttgcccaaggtgccgcgcagtgggactgaacccggaaccatgtggttggttagcaagctacttaccacacagccactcctgcgcctatacatagcaagaagaagaaaaaaaaaactggctgaagagaaaaacaaacgtataaaagaatacaagCTTAGATAATAAAAGAACGACATCATCCAAGATGACGTCACGGCTTACTTGGTGAAAATTGACCAATTGAAAAGGCCGTAGCGACGTGTAAACGGTAAGATGTATTCAACGCAGTGGTCATGGGATCGGCAGCATTTGTCTGTCTCTTCATTATTTCCCAAGTCGTCGTAATTTCGCGAGATGTTACCATCGCCGCACCACTTGGTTCCTGCGTGGTATTAAAATAAACTATTATTCGAACACCGGAGTCCACATGTAGAccacttaccccctcccccgaaattgctggccatgtgccaaaatttgaaaccattattattatcatcatcatcatcatcatcatcatcatcattattattattattattattattattattacgaaatataaatatacacacatgtacacatctgtatgtattcatacattcatattaaCCCCCACCGCTACACAGATAtattcttctactcttttacttctttcagtcgatcaccgcatacatacatacatccatacatatacatacatacatacatacatacatacatacatacatacatacatacataatatatatatatatatataacgggaagctttatgaaaatagacaaaagacgaaggcaggtttacggaaataaacaaaagacgaaggcaggtggaatacaaacaaacaattgtattagtatgacgctcaggaaatataaataaaacaagtctttaacgtttcgagcctacgctcttcaacagaagagacacagagaaaaaaaaaaaacacagaaagaaggagagaaaaaaatatgcgtaaGTTCAAGGTTGAGAGTTCAAGGTTAGAAATgtatagacgtcgtggtatattttttaaggatttcacatcaataacaaagtcactttgatccttgaaagagaggtgcagccaatggtaagtatccaagggGTAAAGAAAATCCAATGTAGAGGTAAGagttgatagtggtgttggtagaatataggatgaaagtgagaccacgtgagcgcgtaatatataacggtaagctttatgaaaatagacaaaagacgaaggcaggtttacggaaataaacaaaagacgaaggcaggtggaatacaaacaaacaattgtattagtatgacgctcaggaaatataaataaaacaagtctttaacgtttcgagcctacgctcttcaacagaaagatacacagagaaaaaaaaaaaacacagaaagaaggagagaaaaaaatatgcgtaaGTTCAAGGTTGAGAGTTCAAGGTTAGAAATgtatagacgtcgtggtatattttttaaggatttcacatcaataacaaagtcactttgatccttgaaagagaggtgcagccaatggtaagtatccaagggGTAAAGAAAATCCAATGTAGAGGTAAGagttgatagtggtgttggtagaataaggatgaaagtgagaccacgtgagcgcgtAATATAcggtaagctttatgaaaatagacaaaagacgaaggcaggtttacggaaataaacaaaagacgaaggcaggtggaatacaacaaacaattgtattagtatgacgctcggaaatataaataaaacaagtctttaacgtttcgagcctacgctcttcaacgaagaatacacagagaagaaacagaaagaaggagagaaaaaaatgcgtgcaagaggctagcgaatcaacatggcgatctgatttcggccagaagtcaaagatcaaacgtgagacgcaagagcgaaattaggggagatgatagggttaaatgacctcgctccaacataagagtgtgtatgtgtgtatgagagagtattatatatatatatatatacgacaagctttggtcggcccaaggctataatagaagacatttgcccaaggtgccacgcagtgggactgaacccgaaaccatgtagttcgtaagcaagctactaaccacacattttaatgaaattttggtaaatatatccgtTAAAATGGGAagtcattgttattttcatttttgcctaatttagacgacaatttatcaCCGTAACCCTGTATATGCTTATGAGCATGCAGATGTTCATTTAGTTGTTTGATGTACGATTCCAACTACTTTTCACTAAATATCGACGtgtctcggatcttttcggtttgaacggcagtttttcacataatttccacgtaactaaacacttttaaacttcgtatactggtagaatgtgtttataaaacatctttttctcttggctttattgagaaaattctgtagtttgtaatatttttttttttttttcttcaatttctgcaattcaaccaatcactgacgtctattgaggtaaaaaaaacattctgtgccgtatgaatatgtccctcgtttaagaaacagattgggtttatttacatttgtgaagaaaaaaaaaaggatacccttcccccacccctatccctaaccctaaaatagattgaaatgcaatagatcgatactagggtcataattgtgggtgacaatttcatatgacaccgctagaaaaaaactgccgttcaaaccgaaaaactCCCGTGTCTGTATATGCTggtaggtgtggtggtggtggggtgggataGTGACTGACAATTTTtacctggaaacatgggtatgaTGCCTCGTTTTCTTCTGATTTGCACGATCCTGTCAGCGGTGTCGTTCGTCCTGCGATGACATTCGGACACCATTTTGTCCAACACGGCTTCCTCGACGTAATACGGTTTTCTCATCACTGTGTGAGGCAGATCGCtgcaaagattatatatatgttcgaGTTTAAGTCGAAAATTACACGCTTTCTGGTTCCCGTCATTTAATGGAACATAAACAGGGTTTGGACAATTATTATCTTTTAGatcttacttgtttcacttatttgactgtggccatgctgcagcaaccactttgaagggttttagacaAACAAGTCGAGCCTCGGActcaattttttttatagcttcgtgcttattctatcgatggcttttgccgaactacaaacttacagtgacgtaaacacaccaaagttgtcaagcggtggggacaaacacagacacaaagacacacactcatatatatatatatatatattatatatatatatatatatatatatatatatatatatatacatatatatataatgagataggggttgaaaattcaacccaccatgggataatatatatccatagatggaaactaagaaaagcccattgtgcatgtgtgtgtcatcatcatcgtgtgtatatatatatatattatattatattaattagagacaaaaccactattaggcaaatcaaacaatatatatataatgcctttactcatatgtaatggtgtattaaagtattgattgggtatcatcggatagttgatgttttattgatttaagtatgtttctccattctctaattttgtagtatatatatatatatatatatatattatatatatatatatataataatatatatatatatatataatattaattagagaaaaaaccactatatttgcaaaacaaacaaggaaagacttaatcaatacataaaattttactttattttttaatttatataaaattttatgtatgagtAAGTCTTGcctgtttggttttaaaatagtggttgtgtctctaattaatattatataatattttactataaaaaatggatttaatcctaaatctgatttttttccctgtaaattggatttattccctaatatttattatatatatatatatatatatatatatatatatatatatatatatatgatgtatgtatgtatatatatatgtatatatatatatatatgatgtatgtatatatatatgtatatatgttatatatatattgtatatatatatgttatatatatgtatatatattaggtatgtatataatatgtatatatatatatatgttgggtattatattatgtatatatatatatgtatatatatatatatatatatgtatatatatatatgtatatatatatgtatatatatatgtatatatatatatatgtatatatatatatgtatatgtatatatgtatatatatatatgtatataatgtatatgtatcatatatgtctatgtatatatatatatgtatatatatatatgtatatatgtatatatttatgtatatatatatatgatatgtatatatatatgtatatatatatatatgtatatatatatatataatatatatagatatatatatatatatatatgtatatatatatatgtatatatatatgtatatatatatatagtatatatatatgtatatatatatatatgtatatatatatatatatatatatatatatactacaaaattagaaaatggaggaaacatacttaaatcaatcaaacatcaaccatcagatgatacccaatcaatactttattacaccattacataacagtaaaggcattatacaaaaatatattgtaaatataattagaagggaaattgaaatataaaatataatatgtaattatatcatatctgacagctgtttcggcagtacgggcaagcatgcctcatttacctataagccatataaggcaggtataaatgagacattaacaagatgCCCCACgctcttcagagaattaattattataagtgtgaaaaaaaattttttatatacatataaatataaaaatataaaatataaaaacgtgtgcatagacacccataatactacacatatatatatatactcattaatacaataatacaagataaacaaaacaaaatatatatcaatatatattaataagcacagttattctacatattgggctaatagttctaaaaactaacacacaggaaaatatatacacactcacatttagaTTAAAATCAGACCtatacatgaaaaataataaaaaaacacagttcagttcataaaattataaacctctatatatatatatttgatggactCTCACGTCGTCAGACGACGTGTtagggttcgacaatttcttaccgaacaaccacaaagatgatttgtttaaagtgatcggaatgtttgtgtagacataagctcatttCCTCCctcagatcgacattacctgtacaggtgccacatgtcagatgtcgaaatgatcgcaggacaacgtgaaatgaagtgcttgctcaagaagacaacgcaatgcccagtctgagaatcgaacccatatatatatatatatatatatatattatatatattatatatatatatatatatatatatatagatatatata comes from the Octopus sinensis linkage group LG26, ASM634580v1, whole genome shotgun sequence genome and includes:
- the LOC115224686 gene encoding phospholipase A2-like — translated: MRKPYYVEEAVLDKMVSECHRRTNDTADRIVQIRRKRGIIPMFPGTKWCGDGNISRNYDDLGNNEETDKCCRSHDHCVEYILPFTRRYGLFNWSIFTKCSCNCDNRFYDCLKNSTDAAADTIGYIFFNMLGRECFTSQYPDRCVRKILFLCVEHDFNKEKAKVMRFIKGRKY